tgttaaactaAAGTTCGTGATTTTCTAATTGGAGCAAGCTAAATCCGTTCTCTGTTCCCATTATTTTTGAACCTAATTGCCATATACTCGAGCAtcctctaaaaattaaaaattgtaaaaaaatcgatttagaaaaatatttttagagcttaaataaatatttcatgaaaaatttgtgatcattttctgtaaaaaatagtaaatttgaattaaccTAAGTAggaacatattaaaaatataaaattttcaaaaatctgtaaaattcttaaatcacataaatgtttaaagtttttagtatttaatgttttaaatctcTTAAATAGATGAATTTTCGTCCGATGATGAAAGTCACTCAATAGATGAAAAGCCTCCAGAGATTATCAGTAAATGCCGAGCACTATACAGCTATACACCAAAATTGTACGATGAATTAGAATTGTTTCAAGGCGATATCATAGAAGTTTATGCAAAACAAGACGATGGATGGTGGATGGGCGGATTACGAAAACGGATTGGCATTTTTCCAGCAACTTAtgttgaagaaatttctcaaacacaataacaaaaagactaatgaatttgtaatttaaaactaaaatatggaaaaagtaCTAATCGAAAAGatcaaagttttaataaagtaCCTTAATTGTTAAAGAAACAAAAGtagaatttttagataaaaaattttttattttttaaaaatttagttaacttaacatttgtttgctttttctaCACAAAGTACATACaaataattatgtaaaaaaaatgttgtttgacATCTCAATGATTAATACGACGACGGTagttacttaatttaattgacaTCATTTTCGTAGACTTTTACTTCTATTGATGTTTCCATGGGATTTATACTCTCTGCATATGTCTATGTGATCTCTCGGAACAAAATAATCCAATAATAAGAGGATGATTCTTGTCAAAGAGACGACTAACAGAAAGGGATAAACTCCAGTTTTGAGAAAGCTATAATGTAAAACTAAAGTATCAGTTTATTAAATAacgttttgcttttttatgcTTACCTTACTAAATTTTCCCCGAGAGTTTTTGATGGTTCTCGCAAGACTCGACGGTAAACTTTTTCAGTTCGCATTGTGACATTTTGCCAGCTATATAAATTGGATACAATATTGTTACATTTATATGGACATAATGGTTCTAcgtgatattttttgaacaaattcatTTCGTTTTTGTTGCCAGCACTGATAGTACGTTTATGATTAGGAGAGTTTTGACTATTTTCTGTTCTATTGTATTGATCTTTTCGACCGCCGTCACTGTGAACGCGCTTGTGTATTCTAATGTTAtgattgttgttatttgttcCATTAGAACCCTTTCCGTTGGAATAGCATCCGTTTTTGATGGTATTCTTGTTTTCTTGCCGAAACAATATTTGTCGCTCTATTGCAGCTTTAAGTCCTCTTTCTACAGAATCTACTGTTGGCTCAGTTAATATAATAAGCTCAGGCGATAATACTTCAGGGATTCCTCCTACTTTTGTAGAAACAACTTGCAAGCCACATGAAGCTGCTTCGACAATTGCCATACAAAAAGCCTCTGTCAGTGAAGTATTGAGAAAGATATGACCTTTTGTAAGAACATCCCGCACTTCTGAATGCTTCAAAGcacctaaaatttttacacgaTCTTGCATATCTGCTTTTTCTCGGATTTCTTCCAAAAGCTCTCGCTTTGGTCCGTCACCGccaataatgaaatttacatTGTTGTAATGCTTGAAACGCGGTAATACTTCAGCTAATAAATCTACTCCTTTACGATAAACTAATCTGGAGATTATTATCACATTGATGGTTTTATTCTTTGGGCGATTATTTGGATCAGGGGCAAATCGTGCGGTATCGACAGCATTTGGAATTACGGAAACACGACTGTGATGCACTTTGGCTCGCAACACAGTGTTTTCCTTACCCGTATGAGAGACACATATACAATGATTACAATTTGACAACAATATCTCCAACAACTTATTCGTAACAATGGCAGACAAATCGGCAAATCCAAAAAGACTGTGATCTGTGAAAACAGCTTTTAATCCGAGTAAAACACCTATGTGCATTGCTTCGTGAGCCAAACTACTGAAAGCTGAATGCCCGTGTACAATCTGAATTCGTTCTCGCAACAAAATGAATCGGATCAAAGGAATATTTGCTATCATCGTGGGCAGTACAGATTGATTATAGAATATTTGTATTGGTATATAATAAACTTTAAGGCCATTTGTCATGTAACGTACTCCTTTTCTTGTCCCATAATCATGTGTCAAAACAACTACCTGCAGTGTAATtgatga
The sequence above is drawn from the Culicoides brevitarsis isolate CSIRO-B50_1 chromosome 1, AGI_CSIRO_Cbre_v1, whole genome shotgun sequence genome and encodes:
- the LOC134832609 gene encoding phosphatidylinositol N-acetylglucosaminyltransferase subunit A isoform X2, with protein sequence MVSDFFYPNVGGVEEHIFNLSQCLIGKGHKVVVLTHDYGTRKGVRYMTNGLKVYYIPIQIFYNQSVLPTMIANIPLIRFILLRERIQIVHGHSAFSSLAHEAMHIGVLLGLKAVFTDHSLFGFADLSAIVTNKLLEILLSNCNHCICVSHTGKENTVLRAKVHHSRVSVIPNAVDTARFAPDPNNRPKNKTINVIIISRLVYRKGVDLLAEVLPRFKHYNNVNFIIGGDGPKRELLEEIREKADMQDRVKILGALKHSEVRDVLTKGHIFLNTSLTEAFCMAIVEAASCGLQVVSTKVGGIPEVLSPELIILTEPTVDSVERGLKAAIERQILFRQENKNTIKNGCYSNGKGSNGTNNNNHNIRIHKRVHSDGGRKDQYNRTENSQNSPNHKRTISAGNKNEMNLFKKYHVEPLCPYKCNNIVSNLYSWQNVTMRTEKVYRRVLREPSKTLGENLVSFLKTGVYPFLLVVSLTRIILLLLDYFVPRDHIDICREYKSHGNINRSKSLRK
- the LOC134832609 gene encoding phosphatidylinositol N-acetylglucosaminyltransferase subunit A isoform X1 encodes the protein MRICMVSDFFYPNVGGVEEHIFNLSQCLIGKGHKVVVLTHDYGTRKGVRYMTNGLKVYYIPIQIFYNQSVLPTMIANIPLIRFILLRERIQIVHGHSAFSSLAHEAMHIGVLLGLKAVFTDHSLFGFADLSAIVTNKLLEILLSNCNHCICVSHTGKENTVLRAKVHHSRVSVIPNAVDTARFAPDPNNRPKNKTINVIIISRLVYRKGVDLLAEVLPRFKHYNNVNFIIGGDGPKRELLEEIREKADMQDRVKILGALKHSEVRDVLTKGHIFLNTSLTEAFCMAIVEAASCGLQVVSTKVGGIPEVLSPELIILTEPTVDSVERGLKAAIERQILFRQENKNTIKNGCYSNGKGSNGTNNNNHNIRIHKRVHSDGGRKDQYNRTENSQNSPNHKRTISAGNKNEMNLFKKYHVEPLCPYKCNNIVSNLYSWQNVTMRTEKVYRRVLREPSKTLGENLVSFLKTGVYPFLLVVSLTRIILLLLDYFVPRDHIDICREYKSHGNINRSKSLRK